One Lacticaseibacillus rhamnosus genomic window carries:
- a CDS encoding MerR family transcriptional regulator: protein MAEIADLRTRSVLPIGTVMLLTDLTARQIRYYETQGLVKPQRNAGNHRTYSLNDVDELLEIRSQMADGFTLADVKRLKHPRHREDSDAEVRKVLRDELLNQSRLNQSPDPGPVIGFRQSH from the coding sequence ATGGCTGAGATCGCTGATCTGAGAACGCGATCGGTCTTGCCGATTGGTACAGTTATGTTGTTGACTGATTTGACCGCCCGTCAGATTCGTTATTATGAAACTCAAGGGTTGGTCAAACCACAACGCAACGCCGGTAATCACCGAACATACTCGCTAAATGATGTTGACGAATTACTTGAGATTCGCAGTCAAATGGCTGACGGTTTTACGTTGGCTGATGTCAAGCGGCTAAAACATCCGCGTCACCGTGAAGATAGTGATGCAGAAGTTCGGAAAGTGTTGCGGGACGAACTGCTGAATCAAAGCCGACTGAATCAAAGCCCGGATCCAGGACCCGTCATTGGCTTCCGACAATCACACTAA
- the glnA gene encoding type I glutamate--ammonia ligase yields the protein MARKAITADEIRQTVKDENVLFLRLMFTDINGIIKNVEVPISQLEKVLNNKITFDGSSIDGFVRIEESDMLLYPDLNTWLLFPWENDHGKIARLICSVHRPDGTPFGGDPRNNLIRVVNEMKDAGFTAFNIGPEPEFFLFKLDEDGNPTTHLNDRGSYFDFAPLDMGENCRRDIVLELEKMGFEVEASHHEVAPGQHEIDFKYADALEAADNIQTFKLVVKTIARKHGLYATFMPKPLHGINGSGMHINMSLFHDKGNAFFDPDTGDQLSETAMHFLAGVLRHAYALTAINNPTVNSYKRLVPGFEAPVYVAWSGKNRSPLIRVPQSRGLSTRLELRSVDPTANPYLAIAAILQAGLDGVKNQLKPEEAVDRNIYRMQDDERKANHIQDLPSTLHNALKALAADDVVKAALGKHLYQSFMDSKNLEWSAYRQQVSEWERQQYLELY from the coding sequence ATGGCAAGAAAAGCAATTACCGCTGATGAGATCCGCCAGACAGTTAAGGACGAAAATGTTTTGTTCTTACGCCTGATGTTTACCGACATTAACGGGATCATTAAGAACGTCGAGGTGCCGATTTCACAATTGGAAAAGGTGCTCAATAACAAGATCACCTTTGATGGTTCCTCGATCGACGGTTTTGTTCGAATCGAAGAAAGCGATATGCTGCTTTACCCGGATCTTAACACCTGGCTGTTGTTCCCTTGGGAGAATGATCACGGTAAGATTGCTCGCCTGATCTGCTCTGTACACCGTCCGGATGGCACACCTTTTGGCGGCGATCCGCGGAATAACTTGATTCGGGTCGTTAATGAAATGAAAGATGCCGGGTTCACAGCCTTTAATATTGGCCCTGAACCAGAATTCTTCTTGTTTAAATTAGATGAAGACGGCAATCCGACAACGCACTTGAATGATCGTGGTTCATACTTTGATTTTGCCCCGTTAGATATGGGTGAAAATTGCCGGCGTGATATTGTCCTTGAATTGGAAAAGATGGGCTTTGAAGTCGAAGCATCTCATCACGAAGTTGCGCCTGGTCAGCATGAAATTGATTTCAAGTATGCCGATGCACTTGAAGCAGCTGATAATATTCAGACCTTCAAACTGGTCGTTAAAACGATTGCCCGCAAACACGGTTTGTATGCAACCTTCATGCCAAAACCGCTTCATGGTATCAACGGTAGCGGGATGCATATCAACATGAGTCTTTTCCACGACAAAGGCAATGCATTCTTTGACCCGGATACAGGCGATCAATTGAGTGAGACGGCGATGCATTTTCTTGCCGGTGTGTTGCGGCATGCCTATGCGTTAACTGCTATCAATAATCCAACGGTTAACTCCTACAAGCGGTTAGTCCCTGGGTTTGAAGCACCGGTTTATGTTGCCTGGTCTGGCAAGAACCGGTCACCTCTCATTCGGGTACCGCAATCACGTGGCTTATCAACCCGGTTGGAATTGCGCTCGGTTGATCCGACTGCCAATCCATACTTAGCGATCGCTGCCATTCTTCAAGCTGGTCTTGACGGGGTTAAGAACCAGTTGAAGCCGGAAGAAGCGGTAGACCGTAACATTTATCGGATGCAAGATGACGAACGTAAAGCGAACCATATTCAAGACCTGCCATCAACGCTGCACAATGCCTTGAAAGCATTGGCGGCCGATGACGTGGTCAAGGCTGCCCTGGGTAAACATTTGTATCAAAGCTTTATGGATTCAAAGAACCTCGAATGGTCTGCTTATCGTCAGCAGGTTTCTGAATGGGAACGGCAACAATACCTGGAATTATATTAA
- a CDS encoding Xaa-Pro dipeptidyl-peptidase: protein MKLNQFARLTPDIDQQLKELARIGLPADPQAPFADTAAAMYAAFFPEAYQPAAQQDKFAQVAVNSHQNLAEWLATKPTHMKRADFYNVALQLLGFEAFSDFDLSDPISFMTVTKLPSVAHDLLHTADLLQASYLLLTTRTKHLVSFLDDLANRGFFKDFQAQSSQPAHLLFNGKVQQVFDARQAVREVVWIESDVDSDHDGQRDLLEATIYRPKATDRGLKVPVLFTANPYFHGTNDVTAATHVPETVLAVKPHGASKAEVTAAPASKPKLPARPVTGETKQAAAYAEENSPYAFNDYFLARGFAVVYSAGVGTRYSDGFRTIGGPEETDGAVAVIEWLTGKRRAFTNRTDGVAIKAWWSSGKVAMTGKSYLATLAIAAATTGVEGLKTIVADAGISSWYDYYRENGLVVAPGGYQGEDADVLAVDTFSRQKSGGDMIRLKKAWEQHLAQMTRDQDRTTGAYTAWWDARNYRKNAANVKADVVLIHGLNDWNVKPKNAIRFWQAIADLPIQKKLILHQGQHVYVHNVRSLDFLDMMNLWLTHELLGVANQAEQVLPNVLVQDNVTPQTWSAYSDFANPAAEHVTTTANLKTDFESATDQFSDHATATFTAQHDTSASFEKAIITPNSAYVNSRLWLTQPVLEHDRVLEGIPHLELTLAVDAPTGILSVRLVDLGKAKRFEENAATVGASGLQLGFDFKTTDIVEFKPANKETPSKLITLGHINLQNPKNAYEVQTITPGQFFHVSLDLQPTHYHLPAGRQLALIIHGADMAQTIRPTKVTHYQLDLAKSTLTLPFRI from the coding sequence ATGAAATTAAACCAGTTTGCTCGGTTAACGCCTGATATTGATCAACAATTAAAGGAACTCGCACGCATTGGGTTACCCGCCGATCCGCAAGCACCCTTTGCGGATACTGCAGCTGCGATGTACGCAGCCTTTTTCCCTGAGGCATATCAACCCGCGGCGCAACAGGATAAGTTTGCTCAAGTTGCGGTTAATTCACACCAAAATCTTGCTGAGTGGTTGGCGACAAAGCCCACTCACATGAAGCGGGCAGACTTTTACAATGTTGCGCTACAGCTCTTGGGCTTTGAGGCGTTTTCGGACTTTGATTTAAGCGATCCGATTTCATTTATGACTGTAACAAAACTACCGAGTGTTGCGCATGATTTGCTACATACTGCTGATTTGCTTCAGGCCAGCTACCTGTTACTGACCACGCGCACCAAGCACTTGGTTAGCTTTCTGGATGATTTAGCCAATCGCGGTTTTTTTAAGGATTTTCAGGCTCAAAGTTCGCAACCGGCTCATTTGCTCTTTAATGGCAAGGTGCAACAGGTGTTTGATGCGCGTCAAGCTGTTCGGGAGGTTGTCTGGATCGAATCAGATGTAGATTCTGACCACGACGGCCAACGTGATCTGCTTGAGGCAACGATTTATCGCCCCAAAGCCACCGATCGCGGGCTGAAAGTTCCGGTGCTTTTTACCGCTAACCCTTACTTTCATGGAACCAACGATGTCACCGCGGCGACGCATGTTCCGGAAACGGTCTTGGCGGTTAAACCACATGGCGCTTCGAAAGCGGAAGTCACCGCAGCGCCGGCTTCCAAACCAAAACTGCCAGCGCGACCGGTGACAGGTGAGACGAAACAGGCAGCGGCATACGCTGAGGAAAATAGTCCATATGCCTTCAATGATTATTTTCTGGCGCGAGGATTTGCGGTTGTTTATTCAGCTGGTGTCGGGACGCGTTATTCGGATGGCTTTCGCACAATTGGCGGACCGGAAGAAACAGATGGGGCAGTTGCCGTGATTGAATGGCTGACGGGTAAACGCCGGGCTTTTACCAATCGCACGGATGGCGTTGCAATTAAGGCGTGGTGGTCGAGTGGCAAAGTGGCTATGACCGGTAAGTCTTATCTGGCGACACTGGCCATTGCAGCGGCAACCACCGGCGTTGAAGGTTTGAAAACAATTGTTGCTGATGCCGGGATTTCGAGTTGGTATGATTACTATCGCGAAAATGGTCTCGTTGTGGCACCGGGTGGCTATCAAGGTGAAGATGCCGACGTATTGGCGGTTGATACTTTTTCACGGCAAAAATCCGGTGGCGATATGATTCGCCTTAAAAAGGCCTGGGAGCAGCATCTGGCGCAAATGACTCGGGATCAGGATCGGACAACGGGCGCTTATACTGCTTGGTGGGACGCGCGGAATTACCGAAAAAACGCGGCTAATGTCAAGGCGGATGTGGTCCTGATTCACGGGCTAAATGATTGGAATGTTAAACCAAAGAACGCCATTCGGTTCTGGCAGGCAATTGCGGATTTACCGATTCAAAAGAAGTTGATCCTGCATCAAGGTCAGCATGTCTACGTGCACAATGTTCGTTCCTTGGACTTTCTGGACATGATGAATCTTTGGCTGACTCACGAATTGTTAGGAGTTGCCAATCAGGCAGAGCAGGTTTTGCCGAATGTGTTGGTTCAGGATAACGTGACACCGCAGACATGGTCAGCTTATTCGGACTTTGCGAACCCAGCTGCAGAGCATGTGACAACCACGGCTAATTTGAAAACTGATTTTGAAAGCGCAACCGATCAATTTTCGGATCATGCGACAGCAACATTCACGGCCCAACACGATACGAGTGCAAGTTTTGAAAAAGCAATTATTACGCCTAATAGCGCCTATGTTAACAGTCGTCTGTGGTTGACTCAGCCGGTCCTAGAGCATGATCGGGTCTTAGAAGGCATTCCGCATCTTGAGTTAACGCTAGCCGTTGATGCGCCAACCGGCATTCTCAGTGTGCGGCTGGTTGATTTAGGCAAGGCCAAGCGTTTTGAGGAAAATGCCGCAACGGTGGGGGCAAGTGGCTTGCAGCTGGGATTTGATTTTAAGACCACGGATATTGTTGAATTTAAACCGGCCAATAAGGAAACGCCAAGCAAATTGATCACGCTGGGTCATATTAATTTGCAAAACCCAAAGAATGCGTATGAAGTTCAAACCATCACCCCCGGACAGTTTTTCCATGTGAGTCTCGATTTGCAGCCAACGCATTATCACTTACCGGCTGGGCGGCAACTGGCACTGATTATTCATGGTGCTGATATGGCGCAAACGATTCGGCCAACAAAAGTCACCCATTATCAGCTGGATTTGGCCAAAAGTACCTTGACCCTGCCGTTTCGCATTTAA